The DNA segment GTGTATGCCCGTAGCCAATACAACAACCAATGGACTGCCTGGGCCAGGCTCGACAACGGTGTCCCCCCAGGCAGCATCATCCATGTGGCAGGCAATACGCCGCCAGTTGGCTACATCAAGGCCAATGGTGCTGCGGTGGGTCGAGTGCTCTATGCCGGGTTGTTCGCCCAGATCGGTACGACGTTCGGCGCAGGTGATGGCAGTACCACGTTCAACCTGCCGGACTTGCGCGGCGAGTTCATACGAGGCGTCGATGACGGGCGCGGGCTGGACGCCGGTCGAGGCCTGGGTTCGGTACAGGCTGGGCAGAACCTCAGCCATACCCACGCAGGTTCTGCCGCGGCGGCAGGTGCGCATACCCACGCCATCAGCGGTACCGCCCTGGCCGCCGGCGAGCATAGCCATACCGCGCCTCGTGCGCAGAACAACAACGTCGGTGGTGGCTCGCCCAACTTCACCACCGCCAACTTGCAGAACGGCACGACCGCAGCCACCAACCCGGCCGGTGCCCATACCCACACTATTTCCGGCACCGCTGCCAGTGCCGGTGACCACAGCCACGTGGTGACGATCGGTGCTAGCGGTGGCAATGAAGCACGTCCGCGCAACATCGCGCTGCTCGCATGCATCAAATACTGACGAGGTAAACATGGACGCACCTACGACCTATAACGCTCATCCTGAAACCCTGGAGTACATTGGCCAAGGCCTGGCTGATCCCGATCCGCTGGAGGAGGGCAACTGGCTGGTGCCCGCACTCGCCTTCGCCGACTCCCCGCCAGCCTCCAGCCCCGGCTTTGCGATAGTGCGCAACAGGCAAACTGACACCTGGGAGTTGGTTCAAGACAATCGTGGCACCGTCTATAGCACTGCCACTGGCGATGCCCAGGAGTATCTGCTGTTGGGTCCGCTGCCAGACACGCTGACCCGCGAGCCTTTCCCAGGCCCGCTGCACACTTGGAATGGCAGTGCCTGGGTGGCCGATGTCGATGCACAACGTGACAAGGCCGTGGCCCTGGCGCTGGCCTTGCGCGACAGCAAGCTGGCTGAGGCAGCGATCCGTATCGTGCCACTGGAAGATGCCGCCGATGTTGGCGAAGCGAGTGAGCAGGAGCTTGCCGCACTGCTTGCCTGGAAGCGCTATCGCATCGAGCTCAACCGAGTGAACCAGCAAGCCGATTACCCCTTGGCCATTCGCTGGCCGGTCAGTCCTGACCAGGCGATTGCCTCCACCACCAACCCACCTCAATAACCTCCTGCCTGGGTAGAAGGTTCGTTTTTCTGCACCCCATCCAGACCCCGCATCGCGGGGTCTTTTCATATCTGGAGTACTAACACATGAGTGGATTCTTCCACGGCGTCACCGTTACTAATGTCGATACCGGCGCGCGCAGCATTGCGCTGCCTTCTTCGTCGATCATCGGCCTGGTCGACACCTTCAGCGAAGGCGCTGGCATCAGCGCCAAGGCCAACGAGCTGGTGCTGATCACCAGTGAGCGCGAAGCGGTCGCGGCATTCGGCCAGGACGCCGCCATCACCAAGGCCTGCCGGGCAATCTACAGCCGCGCCAAGGCCGTCATCGTCGCCTGTGGCGTAGCCAAGGTCGAAGACGCAGCCGAGCAGACCGCAGCCATCATCGGCGCGGTTCAAGCGGACGGCAAACGCACCGGCCTGCAAGCGCTACTCGACGGCAAGAGCCGCTTCAACGCCCAGCCACGCCTGCTGGTGGCGCCCCAGCACAGTGCCGTCGAGGCCGTTGGCACCGCGCTGGTCGCTCTGGCCGACAAACTGCGCGCCATCGCCATCATCGATGGGCCGAACACCACCGACGAGGCGGCCATCGCCTACGCTGGCAACTTTGGCGCCAAGCGAGCCTTTTTGGTCGACCCAGGCGTGCGTTACTGGGACAACGACGCCGAGGCCACCGTCGATGCACCAGGTTCGGCCTGGGTCGCCGGCCTGTTCGCCTGGACTGACAGCGAATACGGCTTCTGGGCCTCGCCGTCGAACAAGGAGTTCGTCGGTATCACGGGTACCCGCCGTCCGGTGGAGTTCCTCGATGGCGACGACAGCTGCCGCGCCAACCTGCTGAACAACGCCAACATCGCCACCATCATTCGCGACGACGGCTTCCGCCTGTGGGGTAACCGAACCCTGTCCAGCGACCCGAAATGGGCTTTCGTCACCCGTGTGCGGACCATGGACATCGTCATGGACGCGATTCTCTACGGCCACAAATGGGCAGTCGACCGGGCGATCACCGCCACCTACGTCAAGGACGTCACCGAGGGCCTGCAGGCCTTCATGCGCGACCTGAAGAACCAGGGCGCGATCATCAATTTCGAGGTCTACGCCGACCCTGAACTGAACACCGCCAGCCAACTGGAGCAGGGCAAGGTGTACTGGAACATCCGCTTCACCGATGTCCCGCCTGCCGAAAACCCCAATTTCCGCGTCGAAGTCACCAACCAGTGGCTGACCGAAGTCCTCGATTCCGCCGCTTAAGGAGCGCATCTACATGGCAATGATTCCCGAAACCCTGGCCAACCTGAACCTGTTCGTCGACGGCGTCAGCTTCCAGGGCGATGTACCCAGCCTGACCCTGCCCAAACTCACTCTGAAGATGGAAGAGCACCGCCCCGGCGGCATGGATATGCCGGTCGAGATGGACCAGGGCATGGAGAAACAGGAAGCCGCGTTCACCACGACCGGTGTGCGCCGCGAAGCCCTGAAGTTCTTCGGCCTGGCCGATGCCAGTGCCTTCAACGGCACCTTCCGCGGCGCCTTCAAGGGCCTCAAGGGCAAGATCAATCCAGTGGTGGTCACCCTGCGTGGCTCGCTCAAGGAAGTCGACATGGGCGACTGGAAATCTGGCGACAAGGCCGAGATCAAACACAGCGTCGCCGTCACCTACTACAAACTCGAAGTCGATGGCCGCCTGGTCTACGAGATCGATGCCCTGGGCATGAAGCGCGTGATCGACGGTGTCGACCAAC comes from the Pseudomonas urmiensis genome and includes:
- a CDS encoding phage tail protein; amino-acid sequence: MAPLSAFSRTLLDDANAQAARTTLGAAPTTHTHAISEVVGLAAAVNAASGLAQGATNQDPNLAVNQVILSNHANTPDPVWYWHITTTFYSTIASTSNRSQLAIQYSGGSAVYARSQYNNQWTAWARLDNGVPPGSIIHVAGNTPPVGYIKANGAAVGRVLYAGLFAQIGTTFGAGDGSTTFNLPDLRGEFIRGVDDGRGLDAGRGLGSVQAGQNLSHTHAGSAAAAGAHTHAISGTALAAGEHSHTAPRAQNNNVGGGSPNFTTANLQNGTTAATNPAGAHTHTISGTAASAGDHSHVVTIGASGGNEARPRNIALLACIKY
- a CDS encoding tail fiber assembly protein — its product is MDAPTTYNAHPETLEYIGQGLADPDPLEEGNWLVPALAFADSPPASSPGFAIVRNRQTDTWELVQDNRGTVYSTATGDAQEYLLLGPLPDTLTREPFPGPLHTWNGSAWVADVDAQRDKAVALALALRDSKLAEAAIRIVPLEDAADVGEASEQELAALLAWKRYRIELNRVNQQADYPLAIRWPVSPDQAIASTTNPPQ
- a CDS encoding phage tail sheath subtilisin-like domain-containing protein, which produces MSGFFHGVTVTNVDTGARSIALPSSSIIGLVDTFSEGAGISAKANELVLITSEREAVAAFGQDAAITKACRAIYSRAKAVIVACGVAKVEDAAEQTAAIIGAVQADGKRTGLQALLDGKSRFNAQPRLLVAPQHSAVEAVGTALVALADKLRAIAIIDGPNTTDEAAIAYAGNFGAKRAFLVDPGVRYWDNDAEATVDAPGSAWVAGLFAWTDSEYGFWASPSNKEFVGITGTRRPVEFLDGDDSCRANLLNNANIATIIRDDGFRLWGNRTLSSDPKWAFVTRVRTMDIVMDAILYGHKWAVDRAITATYVKDVTEGLQAFMRDLKNQGAIINFEVYADPELNTASQLEQGKVYWNIRFTDVPPAENPNFRVEVTNQWLTEVLDSAA
- a CDS encoding phage major tail tube protein; amino-acid sequence: MAMIPETLANLNLFVDGVSFQGDVPSLTLPKLTLKMEEHRPGGMDMPVEMDQGMEKQEAAFTTTGVRREALKFFGLADASAFNGTFRGAFKGLKGKINPVVVTLRGSLKEVDMGDWKSGDKAEIKHSVAVTYYKLEVDGRLVYEIDALGMKRVIDGVDQLAAQRAALGL